One window of Chloroflexota bacterium genomic DNA carries:
- a CDS encoding NUDIX hydrolase, with amino-acid sequence MTDYQIVESKTLFESPHVCVVMDTLERNGRRWPYFYLASPVEAVTCVALTNDGQIVLTKQYRHPIRAVILDLPGGGVDDGEPIEAAAARELEEETGFRPGRIELLCRYNPFPGSLQATMNIFFAADLTPTKQNLDHGEELEVVLLPAAEVLQMIGRGEFIDGSVQLGVLMAVQKGLMRL; translated from the coding sequence ATGACCGACTACCAAATCGTCGAATCCAAAACACTCTTCGAGTCTCCCCATGTTTGCGTCGTGATGGACACGCTGGAGCGGAATGGCCGCCGCTGGCCGTACTTTTACCTCGCCAGCCCGGTGGAAGCGGTGACGTGCGTGGCCCTGACAAACGACGGCCAAATCGTTCTCACCAAGCAATACCGCCACCCAATTCGAGCCGTGATTCTTGATCTGCCCGGTGGCGGGGTGGATGATGGCGAGCCGATTGAGGCCGCCGCCGCTCGCGAGTTGGAAGAAGAAACCGGCTTTCGCCCCGGGCGCATTGAACTGCTTTGCCGCTACAATCCCTTCCCCGGCTCGCTACAAGCCACAATGAACATCTTCTTTGCCGCTGACCTCACGCCGACAAAGCAGAATCTGGATCACGGCGAAGAGTTGGAAGTCGTGCTTCTGCCTGCCGCCGAAGTTTTGCAAATGATCGGGCGCGGCGAGTTCATTGACGGCTCGGTGCAGTTGGGGGTGTTGATGGCAGTGCAAAAAGGATTGATGCGTCTGTAG
- a CDS encoding SOS response-associated peptidase, which yields MCGRFTLTLNPDVLREVFELDSVPAELVPRYNIAPTQPVAAVLAGDGGRKLELLKWGLIPSWAKDPKIGNRMINARGETLAEKPSFRSAFKKRRCLIVADGFYEWKKEGKTKTPMFIQLKDGRPFAFAGLWEAWKSPDDTWIKSCTIITTEPNSLMEKIHDRMPVILPPKAYDLLLTPGELPAEKTLPLLKPFAASQMKAAAVSTLVNNPAFDSPECVRPDKNFPLFAPSQ from the coding sequence ATGTGTGGCCGATTTACTCTCACCCTGAATCCTGACGTGTTGCGCGAAGTGTTTGAATTGGACAGTGTGCCAGCCGAGCTTGTCCCGCGCTACAACATTGCCCCGACTCAGCCGGTGGCCGCCGTGTTAGCTGGCGACGGCGGGCGAAAGTTGGAACTGCTCAAGTGGGGCCTGATTCCCTCGTGGGCCAAGGATCCCAAAATTGGCAATAGAATGATCAACGCCCGCGGCGAGACGCTGGCCGAGAAGCCGTCGTTTCGGTCGGCGTTCAAGAAGCGGCGGTGTCTGATCGTGGCCGACGGGTTCTACGAGTGGAAGAAAGAGGGCAAAACGAAAACGCCGATGTTCATCCAACTCAAAGACGGCCGCCCCTTTGCCTTCGCCGGATTGTGGGAAGCGTGGAAGTCGCCGGATGACACGTGGATCAAATCCTGCACCATCATCACCACCGAACCCAATTCGCTCATGGAAAAGATTCACGACCGGATGCCAGTCATCCTGCCGCCCAAAGCTTACGACCTGTTGCTGACGCCCGGCGAACTGCCCGCCGAGAAAACACTGCCGCTTCTCAAGCCGTTCGCCGCTTCGCAGATGAAGGCGGCGGCGGTTTCGACGCTGGTCAACAACCCGGCCTTCGACTCGCCGGAGTGTGTGAGGCCGGATAAAAACTTTCCGCTCTTCGCGCCTTCGCAGTGA
- a CDS encoding fumarylacetoacetate hydrolase family protein, whose protein sequence is MRLVTFLHHNQPALGLVRDETVTAVHGLSMLDLIAAGPGIHANLSALPQAAGALVAGPLAGAQLLAPIPNPRRNIICVGLNYVEHAKESAEARGREAKIPAVPVFFTKATHAVNGPYSDIPFDPAVSTQIDWEAELGVIIGRRGKNISQAEAMHYVFGYTVINDVSARDLQSAHSQFFKGKSLDGACPMGPWIVTADEVADPHALGIRCRVNGVIKQEANTSQMIFKIPALIESLSRGMTLEPGDVIATGTPSGVGFARTPPEFLKPGDLVECEVDGVGTIRNRIAG, encoded by the coding sequence ATGCGCCTCGTCACCTTTCTCCATCATAACCAGCCCGCTCTGGGCCTCGTCCGCGATGAAACGGTCACTGCCGTGCACGGCCTCTCGATGCTCGACCTGATCGCCGCCGGGCCAGGCATCCATGCCAACCTGAGCGCCCTGCCACAGGCCGCCGGGGCGTTGGTGGCCGGGCCGCTGGCCGGGGCGCAATTGCTGGCTCCGATTCCAAACCCGAGGCGCAACATCATCTGTGTCGGCCTGAACTACGTCGAGCACGCCAAAGAGTCAGCGGAGGCGCGCGGGCGCGAGGCAAAGATTCCGGCAGTGCCGGTGTTCTTCACCAAAGCCACCCACGCCGTCAACGGCCCGTACAGCGACATTCCGTTCGATCCGGCAGTTTCGACTCAGATTGACTGGGAGGCCGAGCTGGGAGTGATCATCGGGCGGCGTGGCAAAAACATCTCGCAGGCCGAAGCGATGCATTACGTTTTCGGTTACACTGTCATCAACGATGTGAGCGCCCGCGACCTGCAATCGGCGCACAGCCAGTTTTTCAAAGGGAAGAGTTTGGACGGGGCTTGTCCGATGGGGCCGTGGATCGTGACTGCCGACGAAGTGGCCGACCCTCACGCTCTGGGCATTCGTTGCCGGGTGAACGGTGTCATCAAGCAGGAGGCGAACACCTCGCAAATGATCTTCAAGATACCGGCGCTGATCGAGAGTCTGTCGCGTGGCATGACGCTGGAGCCGGGCGACGTAATCGCCACCGGCACCCCCAGCGGAGTCGGCTTTGCCCGGACGCCGCCGGAGTTCCTCAAACCGGGCGACTTGGTGGAGTGTGAGGTGGATGGAGTGGGGACGATTCGAAATCGGATTGCTGGATAA
- a CDS encoding CDP-archaeol synthase encodes MRNATAGLAASNERPVSFFMLRQRLIVTLLLIPPGIFFIFQGGFLYFGLLLCFFLPAAHEYAQIMRRGGYRPAQWLIVGGTFLLLLAQSAPTLWPALEPEAAVLSGGALAILLVAATAWHLVDFERGAQASGADWAITVAGMIYLGWMGGYFMLVRALPAGLSWTMTILPAIWFSDSGAYTVGSRLGKHHMSPRLSPKKTWEGFIGGILWGVFFGALFGALGSFRAGPDSAVGFRSGAVIGLFVSLVGTLGDLGISMLKRQVGVKDSSNLLGAHGGLLDRIDSWIVAVPLSYFLILLFFQ; translated from the coding sequence TTGCGAAACGCCACCGCCGGTTTGGCGGCCTCTAACGAACGGCCCGTTTCCTTCTTCATGCTTCGACAACGCCTGATTGTCACCCTTCTCCTCATCCCGCCAGGCATCTTTTTTATTTTTCAGGGAGGCTTTCTGTACTTTGGCCTCCTGCTTTGTTTCTTTCTGCCAGCCGCTCACGAGTACGCCCAGATCATGAGACGCGGCGGCTATCGCCCGGCTCAATGGCTGATCGTAGGCGGGACGTTTCTGTTGCTCCTGGCTCAATCGGCCCCCACGTTGTGGCCGGCTCTGGAACCCGAAGCGGCGGTGTTGAGCGGCGGGGCGCTGGCAATTTTACTGGTGGCGGCCACGGCCTGGCACCTGGTTGATTTCGAGCGCGGCGCTCAGGCCTCCGGCGCCGACTGGGCCATCACCGTGGCCGGTATGATCTACCTGGGCTGGATGGGCGGCTACTTTATGCTGGTGCGCGCTCTGCCCGCCGGCCTCTCGTGGACGATGACCATCCTGCCCGCCATCTGGTTCTCGGACTCGGGCGCGTATACCGTCGGCAGCCGCCTCGGCAAGCATCACATGTCGCCGCGCCTCAGCCCCAAGAAAACGTGGGAAGGATTCATCGGCGGCATCCTGTGGGGCGTGTTCTTCGGCGCCCTCTTCGGAGCGCTCGGCAGTTTCCGGGCTGGGCCAGACTCGGCGGTAGGGTTTCGCTCCGGCGCGGTGATCGGTTTGTTCGTATCGCTCGTCGGCACGTTGGGCGACCTGGGCATTTCTATGCTCAAGCGCCAGGTCGGAGTCAAAGACAGTAGCAACCTGCTCGGCGCGCACGGCGGCCTGCTCGACCGGATCGATTCGTGGATCGTCGCCGTGCCGCTTTCGTATTTTCTAATACTTCTATTTTTCCAATAG
- the glpX gene encoding class II fructose-bisphosphatase — MSPNEEPQRNLALELVRVTEAAAMAAGRFMGRNDKIGGDRAAVNAMRLVLNSVDMDGIVVIGEGEKDEAPMLFNGERLGTGRAPELDIAVDPIDGTRLLALGRANSLSTVAISDRHTMWNPGPFVYMNKIAVGPAGKGMIDIEATPTVNLRSVARAKGCDVNDLTVMILDRERHAGLIAEVRKAGARIRLITDGDVAGALMTAWPDSGIDLLMGVGGTPEGVISACALKCMGGEIQGKIYPRNQDEIDRGEAQGYDLDKVFTMDDLVAGDNVFFAATGITDGELFDGVKYYGSGARTHSLVMRSKSGTVREVTARHRLDKLMQFSAVAFD; from the coding sequence ATGTCCCCGAACGAAGAACCCCAACGCAATCTGGCGCTTGAACTGGTGCGCGTGACCGAAGCGGCGGCCATGGCCGCCGGGCGGTTCATGGGCCGCAACGACAAAATCGGCGGCGACCGCGCCGCGGTCAATGCCATGCGTCTCGTCCTCAACTCGGTTGACATGGACGGCATTGTCGTCATTGGCGAAGGTGAGAAGGATGAAGCCCCGATGCTGTTCAACGGCGAACGGCTGGGCACGGGCCGCGCCCCGGAATTGGATATCGCCGTAGACCCGATTGACGGCACGCGCCTGCTGGCTCTGGGCCGGGCCAACTCGCTCTCTACTGTCGCCATCTCCGACCGGCACACCATGTGGAACCCCGGCCCGTTTGTCTATATGAACAAGATCGCTGTCGGCCCGGCGGGCAAGGGCATGATTGATATTGAGGCGACGCCGACGGTGAACCTGCGCTCAGTCGCCCGGGCCAAAGGTTGCGACGTGAACGACCTGACGGTGATGATCCTCGACCGTGAACGCCACGCCGGCCTGATCGCCGAAGTGCGTAAAGCCGGGGCGCGCATCCGGCTGATCACCGACGGCGACGTGGCCGGGGCGCTGATGACCGCCTGGCCGGACTCAGGCATTGACCTGCTCATGGGTGTGGGCGGCACGCCCGAAGGTGTCATTTCGGCTTGCGCCCTCAAGTGCATGGGCGGCGAGATCCAGGGCAAGATTTACCCGCGCAATCAGGACGAGATTGACCGGGGCGAGGCGCAGGGCTACGACCTGGACAAGGTGTTCACGATGGACGACCTGGTGGCCGGCGACAATGTTTTCTTTGCCGCCACCGGCATCACCGATGGCGAACTCTTCGACGGGGTGAAATATTACGGCTCGGGCGCGCGCACGCACTCGCTGGTCATGCGCTCCAAGTCTGGCACGGTGCGCGAGGTGACGGCCCGCCACCGTCTGGACAAGCTGATGCAGTTCTCGGCAGTAGCATTTGACTAA
- a CDS encoding quinone oxidoreductase translates to MRAIRVHQYGGPEVLSHEEIPTPQPGAGEALVKITAIGLNFIDVYHRTGRYPGALPFTPGVEASGVVEAVAPDVTEVKVGDRVVYSPVLGAYAEYAVVKAASLVPVPDSVDDRKAVAAMVQGMTAHYLAFDTYPVQKGDTVLVHAAAGGVGLLLTQVTKRLGARVIATVSTEAKAQLAGEAGADEVILYSQADFEAEVKRLTGGKGVACVYDSVGKTTFEKSLNCLRPRGYMVLYGASSGPVPPLDPITLMNKGSLFLTRPTIGHYNPDRASLLKRANEVFNWIASGELKIRVERAYPLAEAAQAHRDLEARLTTGKVVLVPG, encoded by the coding sequence ATGCGCGCAATACGAGTTCATCAATACGGCGGCCCGGAAGTGTTGAGCCACGAAGAGATTCCAACGCCGCAACCGGGCGCGGGCGAAGCGCTGGTCAAGATAACGGCCATCGGGTTGAATTTCATTGACGTGTACCACCGCACTGGCCGCTACCCCGGCGCACTGCCGTTCACGCCCGGCGTAGAGGCCTCAGGTGTGGTGGAGGCGGTTGCCCCGGATGTGACCGAAGTCAAAGTGGGTGACCGAGTCGTTTACAGCCCGGTCCTGGGCGCATACGCCGAGTACGCCGTCGTGAAAGCCGCCAGCCTGGTCCCGGTGCCGGATTCTGTGGATGACCGGAAGGCGGTGGCGGCGATGGTGCAAGGGATGACAGCGCACTATCTCGCCTTCGACACCTATCCGGTGCAAAAAGGGGACACGGTGCTGGTTCACGCGGCGGCGGGTGGCGTGGGACTCCTGCTCACCCAAGTTACCAAGCGGCTCGGGGCGCGGGTGATCGCCACCGTTTCCACTGAGGCCAAAGCGCAGTTGGCCGGCGAGGCCGGGGCCGACGAGGTGATTCTGTATTCGCAAGCCGACTTTGAGGCCGAAGTGAAGCGCCTGACCGGCGGCAAGGGCGTGGCCTGCGTGTACGACTCGGTAGGCAAGACGACGTTCGAGAAAAGTTTGAATTGTTTGCGCCCGCGCGGTTATATGGTTCTGTACGGCGCGTCGAGCGGGCCAGTGCCGCCGCTCGACCCGATCACGCTGATGAACAAAGGCTCGCTCTTCCTCACCCGGCCCACCATCGGCCACTACAACCCCGACCGCGCCTCACTCCTCAAGCGGGCGAACGAAGTCTTCAACTGGATTGCTTCCGGCGAACTCAAGATTCGCGTCGAGCGGGCGTACCCGCTGGCCGAAGCGGCGCAGGCCCATCGCGATCTTGAGGCGCGATTGACAACGGGGAAGGTGGTGTTGGTACCAGGGTAG
- the ada gene encoding bifunctional DNA-binding transcriptional regulator/O6-methylguanine-DNA methyltransferase Ada → MNDNQRWQAVLNRDSRADGKFFTAVLTTKIYCRPSCPARHPLRKNVAFYLSPAEAERAGFRPCRRCRPDEPDSQAEQVQRVCRYIESHLDEQLTLDELSRQANLSPFHLQRTFKKLVGVSPRKYAEAQRMKRLKQQLKAGETVAASLYEAGYRSSSQLYANNHLGMTPGDFRRGGMGMKIGYTIVGSPLGRMMVAATERGVCFVGFGDSDESLMSELRKDYPTAEVQRNKTGFSKWVNAIVENLNGRRPHLDLPLDVQGTAFQRQVWDALRAIPYGRTRTYGEIAKSLGRPNAARAVGRACATNPASIVIPCHRAVGSNGDLTGYYWGVERKKKLLAKEAGLAKK, encoded by the coding sequence ATGAACGACAATCAACGCTGGCAAGCCGTGCTAAACCGCGACTCTCGCGCCGACGGCAAATTTTTTACGGCAGTGCTGACCACCAAAATCTACTGCCGCCCGTCGTGCCCGGCCAGGCATCCACTGCGAAAGAACGTCGCCTTCTATCTTTCGCCCGCCGAGGCCGAGCGGGCCGGGTTCAGGCCGTGCCGCCGTTGCCGCCCGGACGAGCCGGACTCACAGGCCGAACAGGTTCAGCGGGTGTGCCGCTATATCGAGTCGCATCTTGACGAGCAGTTGACTCTCGACGAGTTGAGCCGGCAGGCTAACCTGAGTCCCTTTCACCTTCAGCGCACGTTCAAGAAGCTGGTCGGCGTCTCGCCCCGAAAATATGCCGAAGCCCAAAGGATGAAACGGCTGAAACAACAGTTGAAAGCCGGGGAAACAGTGGCGGCTTCACTTTATGAGGCGGGCTATCGTTCGAGCAGTCAGCTATACGCCAATAACCATTTGGGCATGACGCCGGGCGATTTCCGGCGAGGAGGAATGGGAATGAAGATCGGTTACACAATTGTCGGCTCGCCGCTGGGGCGAATGATGGTGGCTGCCACCGAGCGCGGCGTGTGTTTTGTGGGCTTCGGCGACTCGGATGAGTCGTTGATGTCGGAGTTGAGGAAGGACTATCCGACGGCGGAAGTTCAACGCAATAAGACCGGTTTCAGCAAGTGGGTGAACGCCATTGTGGAGAATCTCAACGGGCGGCGGCCTCACCTTGATCTGCCGCTTGACGTGCAGGGCACGGCCTTTCAACGGCAGGTGTGGGATGCGTTGCGGGCAATTCCCTACGGCCGCACTCGCACGTATGGCGAAATCGCAAAGTCGCTCGGCAGGCCAAACGCGGCGCGGGCGGTGGGCCGGGCCTGCGCCACCAACCCGGCCTCGATTGTGATCCCGTGTCACCGGGCGGTCGGCTCAAATGGCGACTTGACCGGTTATTACTGGGGCGTGGAGCGAAAGAAGAAACTGCTGGCTAAAGAGGCCGGGCTGGCAAAAAAATAA
- a CDS encoding restriction endonuclease → MAKRNSAAPAKIFLPDSVNNQNLFASHYLAERLPLFPEWQSDLTATIAKIKKLYSRAKAVADNWNEAQTESDFIRPVLDELGWEYITQASYAKSGKRNIPDYALFADAETKKQAYLRKGKPDFYSLALAICDAKYWGRSLDAESPDDSRDALSNANPGFQIINYLVSTDRPWGILTNGKSWRLYAQRVRSRTTTFLEIDLSAALEADDEIALRLFVLFFREESYRIDPALDKSFLDRVFNESVEYAVKVQDELKALVFEQVAPLIVTGFVAWRQNEKGLQSDTREALAMLYKATLVVLYRLLFLFYAESRNLLPMQDTSGYGQLSLARLCRNIAQKKADGLPFGETSTLIWDNLASLFRVVAKGDPALRVPVYNGGLFADKPLNGAVTLQDLKVADRFLADAIDLLARRYDKLTDQESFIDYKDLDVRHLGSIYEGLLEFQPRLDRDKAVLVNDKGQRKSTGSYYTPDYIVKHIVANTLGPVVTAREERFRDILAKLESTRKKLKRESNPARNRDLQHRRNELSELAISALLDIRVCDPAMGSGHFLVEAVGYLTDRFAMLLSEYPANPIIKLIEQMRQQICDNLRAQGIEPDLSQLDDKHLLKRMVIKRCIYGVDLNLMAVELAKLALWLDSFTIGAPLSFLNHHLRHGNSLIGTRAEIVQRELEVEPAKARNGKRVSEGLSQGHLFGSAFSGMLNATSFMRDIATLTDATLEEVEQSAERYALFEKEILPYKRVLDIWLSHQFGVKDAKDFLRLYGQDALSAVMGDESKISPQYREAIHQSRNFHAEQRFFHWDLEFPEVFVDLANSQWGANPGFDAILSNPPYVDVSPKGYYEKAFACGSSGNLYAYMLEISGKLMAYGGRLGVIVPLSLVCSERMGKLRKWVEDNFSDVIAANFGIRPAKIFPNVDQRVTILFARRKADSEQPSTSLKSTRFNRWHEGQELRLIANLAYADIGDLPRDLGWPKLGDEAGRVILQKLSAKKNRIGDYLEGGSPFFYHGIGRYWLKAYDFAPVYLKGGEAGRSTTLFELSTQSNQLKYAIIAILNSSLFFWFWSLYSDDFHLMREEIASFPFAHNAGHKPVYEKLQKLAKALMRDYKKHSTLRRGRYPTGEITLQEFYPRKSKAIIDQIDDLLGMIYGLSKKEVEYVKSYDVEFRTDEADE, encoded by the coding sequence ATGGCTAAAAGAAACAGCGCCGCGCCCGCGAAAATTTTTCTCCCCGATTCGGTCAACAACCAAAATCTATTTGCCAGCCACTACCTCGCCGAGCGTTTGCCTTTGTTTCCAGAATGGCAATCAGATTTGACAGCGACAATCGCCAAAATCAAAAAGCTCTATTCAAGAGCAAAGGCTGTAGCAGACAACTGGAATGAAGCGCAGACAGAAAGCGACTTCATCCGACCAGTCCTTGATGAGCTTGGCTGGGAATACATCACGCAAGCGTCGTATGCAAAAAGCGGCAAGCGCAACATCCCTGATTATGCCCTGTTCGCCGATGCTGAAACCAAAAAACAGGCCTATCTCCGAAAAGGCAAGCCCGACTTTTATTCGCTGGCATTGGCGATTTGCGACGCAAAATATTGGGGGCGCTCGCTCGATGCCGAGTCGCCTGACGATTCCCGCGACGCACTCAGCAACGCCAATCCCGGCTTTCAAATCATCAACTATCTGGTCAGCACCGATCGGCCCTGGGGAATTCTCACCAATGGCAAATCGTGGCGGTTGTATGCCCAACGGGTGCGTTCGCGCACCACGACGTTTTTGGAGATCGATCTATCTGCCGCTCTGGAAGCAGATGACGAAATTGCGCTTCGCCTGTTTGTGTTGTTCTTTCGCGAAGAGTCATATCGGATCGATCCAGCTTTGGACAAGAGTTTTCTCGATCGCGTGTTCAACGAAAGTGTGGAATACGCAGTTAAGGTTCAAGACGAATTGAAGGCTCTTGTCTTTGAGCAGGTTGCGCCGCTCATTGTCACCGGGTTTGTGGCATGGCGGCAAAACGAAAAAGGCCTCCAGTCTGACACAAGAGAAGCTCTGGCCATGCTGTACAAGGCGACGCTGGTTGTGCTGTATCGCCTGTTATTCCTGTTTTATGCGGAGTCGAGAAACTTGCTGCCGATGCAAGATACAAGCGGCTATGGGCAGTTGTCACTGGCACGGTTGTGCCGCAACATCGCCCAGAAAAAGGCAGATGGGTTGCCGTTCGGCGAAACCAGCACGCTGATCTGGGACAACCTGGCAAGTTTGTTCCGAGTGGTGGCAAAGGGCGACCCGGCTTTGCGCGTGCCTGTTTACAATGGCGGGTTGTTTGCAGACAAGCCGCTTAATGGCGCTGTGACCTTGCAAGACCTGAAAGTTGCTGATCGTTTTCTGGCTGACGCAATTGACTTGCTCGCCCGGCGTTACGACAAGCTGACTGACCAGGAAAGCTTTATTGACTACAAAGATTTAGACGTGCGACACCTGGGTAGCATCTATGAAGGTTTGCTTGAATTTCAACCCCGCCTCGATCGGGACAAAGCGGTTCTGGTGAATGATAAAGGCCAGCGCAAATCAACCGGCTCGTACTATACCCCCGATTACATTGTCAAACATATTGTCGCTAACACGCTCGGCCCGGTTGTGACCGCCCGCGAAGAACGGTTTCGGGATATTCTGGCTAAACTCGAAAGCACGCGCAAGAAACTAAAACGCGAATCCAACCCGGCGCGAAACCGTGATTTACAACACCGGCGCAACGAACTAAGCGAATTGGCTATCTCCGCCTTGTTGGATATCCGGGTGTGCGACCCGGCAATGGGTTCGGGGCATTTTCTTGTTGAAGCGGTTGGCTACCTCACCGACCGGTTTGCCATGTTGCTCTCCGAGTATCCGGCCAACCCGATCATAAAATTGATAGAGCAAATGCGGCAACAAATTTGCGACAACTTGCGCGCTCAGGGAATCGAACCTGATCTTTCTCAACTGGACGACAAACACTTGCTCAAGCGCATGGTGATCAAGCGGTGCATTTATGGCGTTGATCTCAACTTGATGGCGGTTGAACTGGCAAAACTGGCGTTATGGCTGGACTCGTTCACCATTGGAGCGCCGCTGTCTTTTTTGAATCACCATCTGCGGCACGGCAATTCGCTCATTGGCACGCGAGCGGAAATTGTTCAGAGAGAATTAGAAGTCGAACCGGCAAAGGCGCGCAATGGCAAAAGGGTTTCCGAAGGGCTGTCGCAGGGGCATTTGTTTGGCAGCGCATTCTCAGGCATGTTGAACGCCACCTCATTCATGCGCGATATCGCGACACTTACTGATGCAACGCTGGAGGAGGTTGAGCAGAGTGCCGAGAGGTATGCTTTGTTCGAAAAGGAGATTTTGCCCTACAAGCGCGTATTGGACATCTGGCTCAGCCATCAATTCGGGGTCAAAGATGCCAAAGACTTTTTGCGGTTATATGGCCAGGACGCTCTAAGTGCAGTAATGGGGGATGAGTCAAAAATATCGCCGCAGTATCGCGAGGCTATTCATCAATCGCGCAACTTCCACGCTGAACAACGTTTTTTTCATTGGGACTTGGAATTTCCCGAAGTCTTCGTGGATTTGGCTAATTCGCAGTGGGGCGCTAATCCGGGCTTCGACGCCATCCTCTCTAACCCGCCCTATGTGGACGTATCCCCCAAAGGCTACTATGAGAAAGCGTTTGCCTGCGGGTCGTCTGGCAACCTTTATGCCTACATGCTGGAGATCAGCGGCAAATTAATGGCGTATGGTGGAAGGCTGGGAGTCATTGTGCCGCTGTCGCTCGTGTGCTCTGAGCGGATGGGCAAACTCCGCAAATGGGTCGAGGACAACTTCTCGGACGTTATAGCCGCCAACTTTGGAATCCGCCCCGCCAAGATTTTCCCGAACGTGGATCAAAGAGTGACGATATTGTTTGCCCGGAGAAAGGCGGATTCTGAACAACCCTCAACAAGCCTAAAATCCACCCGTTTCAACCGCTGGCATGAGGGCCAGGAACTGCGCCTGATCGCCAATCTCGCTTACGCCGATATTGGGGATTTGCCGCGCGATCTCGGCTGGCCAAAATTGGGCGACGAGGCAGGGCGGGTGATCCTGCAAAAATTGTCGGCAAAGAAGAATCGCATCGGCGATTATCTCGAAGGCGGCTCGCCTTTCTTTTATCACGGCATTGGCCGCTACTGGCTAAAGGCTTACGACTTTGCGCCTGTGTATCTCAAAGGTGGCGAGGCAGGGCGTTCTACAACCCTGTTCGAGCTTTCGACCCAATCCAATCAACTGAAGTATGCGATCATCGCCATTCTCAATTCGTCGCTCTTCTTCTGGTTTTGGAGCTTGTACTCAGACGACTTTCACTTGATGCGCGAAGAGATTGCGTCATTCCCGTTTGCCCACAACGCCGGCCACAAACCTGTTTACGAAAAACTTCAAAAACTGGCGAAGGCATTGATGCGCGACTACAAGAAGCATTCGACCCTCAGGCGCGGTCGCTATCCAACCGGAGAAATAACCCTGCAAGAGTTTTACCCGCGCAAGAGCAAAGCCATCATTGACCAGATTGACGACTTGTTGGGGATGATTTACGGGTTGAGCAAAAAGGAAGTGGAATACGTCAAGTCGTATGACGTTGAGTTTCGGACTGATGAAGCCGATGAATAG
- the rho gene encoding transcription termination factor Rho, which translates to MPAKEDTIDIANLEKKTLDQLRGVARDWEITNYSRLKKDDLIIRLLRANAEKQNLELRGGVLEILDDGIGFLRSDHFLPGDDDIYVSQSQIRRFGLRTGDMVIGQVRAPKESEKYYGLIRVEAVNGVDPEIAKRRPSFESLTPIFPLERFDLETDRHTLATRLLNLIAPIGKGQRGLIVSPPKAGKTTVLKQVANAISHNYPEVHLMVALIGERPEEVTDMDRSVDAEVVASTFDDPVQSHVRVAEMALERAKRLVEAGRHVVILLDSLTRLARAYNLVVNPSGRTLSGGLDPAALYPPKKFFGAARNIEEGGSLTIVATCLVDTGSRMDDVVYEEFKGTGNMELHLSRKLQERRIFPAFDIERSSTRREELLLGPDITPRVWLIRRMFGQMIGTPPNGAGMDITNATEAIIQNMAQTSNNVDFLEGIGKNGF; encoded by the coding sequence ATGCCAGCCAAAGAAGACACAATTGATATTGCCAATCTTGAGAAGAAGACGCTTGACCAACTACGCGGCGTTGCCCGCGACTGGGAGATTACCAACTACAGTCGCCTCAAGAAGGATGACCTCATCATCCGCCTGCTGAGAGCCAACGCCGAAAAGCAAAACCTGGAACTGCGCGGCGGCGTGCTGGAGATTCTTGACGACGGCATTGGCTTTCTGCGCTCCGATCACTTCCTGCCCGGCGACGACGACATTTACGTCAGCCAGTCGCAGATCAGGCGCTTTGGCTTGCGAACGGGCGACATGGTGATCGGCCAGGTGCGCGCCCCCAAAGAGTCCGAAAAGTATTACGGCCTCATCCGGGTGGAGGCCGTCAACGGCGTTGACCCCGAGATTGCCAAACGCCGCCCCTCCTTTGAAAGCCTCACCCCGATCTTTCCGCTGGAACGTTTTGATCTCGAAACCGACCGCCACACCCTCGCCACCCGCTTGCTCAACCTCATCGCCCCCATTGGCAAAGGCCAGCGCGGCCTGATCGTTTCACCGCCCAAAGCCGGCAAGACCACGGTGCTCAAGCAGGTGGCCAATGCCATCTCGCATAACTACCCCGAAGTGCATCTCATGGTCGCCCTCATCGGTGAGCGGCCCGAAGAAGTGACCGACATGGATCGTTCGGTGGACGCCGAAGTAGTGGCCAGCACGTTTGACGACCCGGTGCAGTCGCACGTGCGCGTGGCCGAGATGGCCCTCGAACGCGCCAAACGGCTGGTGGAGGCTGGCCGACACGTCGTCATTTTGCTCGACTCGCTTACCCGCCTGGCCCGCGCCTACAACCTCGTCGTCAACCCGTCGGGCCGCACCCTCTCCGGCGGCCTCGACCCGGCCGCCCTTTACCCGCCCAAGAAATTCTTCGGCGCGGCCCGCAACATCGAAGAAGGCGGCTCGCTCACCATCGTTGCCACCTGCCTGGTGGACACCGGCTCGCGCATGGACGACGTGGTCTACGAAGAATTCAAAGGCACGGGCAACATGGAACTGCACCTCTCGCGCAAACTGCAAGAGCGCCGCATCTTCCCGGCCTTCGATATTGAGCGCTCGTCCACCCGCCGCGAAGAGCTACTGCTTGGCCCCGACATCACGCCCCGTGTCTGGCTCATCCGCCGCATGTTCGGCCAGATGATTGGCACGCCGCCCAACGGCGCCGGCATGGACATCACCAACGCCACCGAAGCCATCATCCAGAACATGGCCCAGACCTCGAACAACGTAGACTTCCTGGAAGGCATTGGCAAGAACGGCTTCTGA